One Maribacter dokdonensis DSW-8 genomic region harbors:
- a CDS encoding sigma-70 family RNA polymerase sigma factor produces the protein MRQLKIIKQVTNRESKSLDKYLQDISKIDLITANEEVELAQKIREGSQAALEKLTTANLRFVVSVAKQYQNQGLKLPDLINEGNLGLVKAAKRFDETRGFKFISYAVWWIRQSILQALAEQSRVVRLPLNKIGSINKIKKTFSYLEQAHERPPSPEEIAKELEMTVSEVKQSLKNSGRHVSMDAPLREGEDSNLYDVLRSGESPRPDNILLQQSLNTEINRALDTLSPREADVVKLYYGIGDQQSMTLAEIGQTFDLTRERVRQIREKAIRKLRHASRSKLLKTYLG, from the coding sequence ATGAGGCAACTAAAGATTATCAAGCAGGTAACGAATCGTGAATCGAAATCACTGGATAAATACTTGCAAGATATCAGTAAAATTGATTTGATTACAGCGAATGAAGAGGTAGAACTAGCGCAGAAGATTCGAGAAGGTAGTCAAGCAGCTTTGGAAAAATTGACCACGGCCAACTTAAGATTTGTGGTTTCCGTAGCAAAACAATACCAAAATCAGGGTCTAAAATTACCTGATCTAATTAACGAAGGTAACTTAGGCTTAGTTAAAGCAGCAAAAAGATTTGATGAAACAAGAGGATTTAAGTTTATATCCTATGCCGTTTGGTGGATCAGACAATCCATATTGCAAGCTTTGGCAGAACAATCTAGAGTTGTTCGTTTACCATTGAACAAAATTGGTTCCATTAACAAGATAAAAAAGACATTTTCTTATTTAGAGCAGGCACATGAGCGCCCACCGTCTCCAGAAGAGATTGCCAAAGAATTGGAAATGACCGTTTCTGAAGTAAAGCAATCATTGAAAAATTCTGGAAGACACGTATCTATGGATGCTCCGTTACGTGAAGGCGAAGATTCTAATCTGTATGATGTATTACGTTCAGGAGAATCTCCAAGACCGGATAACATCTTATTGCAGCAATCATTGAACACTGAAATCAATAGAGCTTTAGACACCCTATCTCCAAGAGAAGCAGATGTAGTAAAGCTATATTACGGTATTGGTGATCAACAGTCCATGACCTTGGCAGAGATCGGACAAACCTTTGATTTGACAAGGGAACGTGTTAGACAAATTAGAGAAAAGGCAATTCGTAAATTAAGACATGCCTCTAGAAGCAAGTTACTTAAGACCTATTTAGGCTAA